A genomic segment from Ptychodera flava strain L36383 chromosome 19, AS_Pfla_20210202, whole genome shotgun sequence encodes:
- the LOC139118345 gene encoding trimethyllysine dioxygenase, mitochondrial-like isoform X1, which translates to MLSLQAAKLLQNHGRAIIRRKNVRPVLRKKHSHQMRSSQRIVTLTRNTCTATSRVYSGFNHRWLQTRSSSISDFKVNNQYLEISHQGRLLKVNNIWLREHCRCMECFNHTTHQREVDIRSLNVDIVPKQVVLETTGNGKQLCIVWPDGHQSTYSFDWMVNNICTGTNLSDLSKMLRLWDAKRLEDSPPVTVSFGKYISGDEHLKMVLQNLAEYGFAIVTDTPATIEHTQKVAERISIIRETLYGKMYSFTNELEYADTAYSSVALRAHTDTTYFSEPSGLQVFHCISHDGDGGKTLLVDGFQAAQTLKHQHPEYYQILSQVNLSHRFIDNINNFCFEGIGPILQHHPLTRELICIRFNTYDRSTITHLESEDVYNFYQALSALAEQIASEKNEFWIKLWPGSVLIVDNWRVLHGRSSYTGNRKVCGCYLPRDDLISRYRTLLNISV; encoded by the exons ATGCTATCATTACAAGCtgcaaaattattacaaaaccaTGGAAGAGCAATTATCAGAAGGAAAAACGTCAGACCAGTTTTAAGGAAGAAACATTCTCATCAAATGAGATCCTCACAAAGAATAGTAACCCTGACAAGAAATACATGCACGGCAACAAGTCGTGTGTATTCTGGATTTAATCATCGATGGCTTCAGACAAGATCATCTAGTATATCTGATTTCAAAGTAAATAATCAATATCTTGAAATATCACATCAAGGTAGACTTCTCAAAGTTAACAACATCTGGTTACGTGAACATTGCAG GTGTATGGAATGCTTTAATCACACAACACATCAGAGAGAAGTTGATATTAGATCACTAAATGTTGATATTGTACCAAAGCAAGTGGTATTAGAGACAACTGGGAATGGTAAACAGTTATGTATTGTCT GGCCAGATGGACACCAATCAACTTACTCCTTTGATTGGATGGTAAATAATATATGCACTGGTACAAACCTGTCGGATTTGAGTAAGATGTTACGATTATGGGATGCAAAGAGATTGGAAGACAGTCCTCCTGTGACTGTCAGTTTTGGAAAATATATCAGCGGTGATgaacatttgaaaatggtttTACAGAATTTAGCAGAGTATGGATTTGCCATTGTGACAGATACACCAGCAACCATTGAACATACCCAA AAAGTGGCAGAACGGATATCtattatcagagaaacattgTACGGTAAAATGTATAGTTTTACCAATGAGCTTGAATATGCAGACACTGCTTATTCAAGTGTGGCACTCAGAGCACACACCGATACAACGTACTTCAGTGAACCAAGCGG GTTACAAGTATTTCATTGCATTTCTCATGATGGAGATGGAGGAAAGACACTACTTGTGGATGGATTTCAGGCTGCCCAGACTCTGAAACATCAACATCCCGAATACTATCAAATATTAAGTCAAGTAAATTTAAGTCACCGTTTCATTGACAACATAAACAACTTTTGCTTCGAAGGAATTGGACCAATATTACAACATCACCCATTGACAAGAGAATTAATCTGCATACG ATTCAATACTTATGATCGTAGCACCATTACCCATCTTGAAAGTGAAGATGTTTACAACTTCTACCAAGCTCTGTCTGCATTAGCTGAACAGATTGCATCAGAGAAAAATGAGTTCTGGATCAAACTATGGCCTGGAAGTGTGTTGATAGTTGATAACTGGAGAGTGTTGCATGGAAGGTCTTCCTACACTGGTAATCGAAAGGTGTGTGGTTGCTATCTACCACGGGATGACCTTATCAGCAGATATAGAACATTGCTCAACATCTCAGTTTAA
- the LOC139118345 gene encoding trimethyllysine dioxygenase, mitochondrial-like isoform X4, protein MLSLQAAKLLQNHGRAIIRRKNVRPVLRKKHSHQMRSSQRIVTLTRNTCTATSRVYSGFNHRWLQTRSSSISDFKVNNQYLEISHQGRLLKVNNIWLREHCRCMECFNHTTHQREVDIRSLNVDIVPKQVVLETTGNGKQLCIVWPDGHQSTYSFDWMVNNICTGTNLSDLSKMLRLWDAKRLEDSPPVTVSFGKYISGDEHLKMVLQNLAEYGFAIVTDTPATIEHTQKVAERISIIRETLYGKMYSFTNELEYADTAYSSVALRAHTDTTYFSEPSGNWTNITTSPIDKRINLHTIQYL, encoded by the exons ATGCTATCATTACAAGCtgcaaaattattacaaaaccaTGGAAGAGCAATTATCAGAAGGAAAAACGTCAGACCAGTTTTAAGGAAGAAACATTCTCATCAAATGAGATCCTCACAAAGAATAGTAACCCTGACAAGAAATACATGCACGGCAACAAGTCGTGTGTATTCTGGATTTAATCATCGATGGCTTCAGACAAGATCATCTAGTATATCTGATTTCAAAGTAAATAATCAATATCTTGAAATATCACATCAAGGTAGACTTCTCAAAGTTAACAACATCTGGTTACGTGAACATTGCAG GTGTATGGAATGCTTTAATCACACAACACATCAGAGAGAAGTTGATATTAGATCACTAAATGTTGATATTGTACCAAAGCAAGTGGTATTAGAGACAACTGGGAATGGTAAACAGTTATGTATTGTCT GGCCAGATGGACACCAATCAACTTACTCCTTTGATTGGATGGTAAATAATATATGCACTGGTACAAACCTGTCGGATTTGAGTAAGATGTTACGATTATGGGATGCAAAGAGATTGGAAGACAGTCCTCCTGTGACTGTCAGTTTTGGAAAATATATCAGCGGTGATgaacatttgaaaatggtttTACAGAATTTAGCAGAGTATGGATTTGCCATTGTGACAGATACACCAGCAACCATTGAACATACCCAA AAAGTGGCAGAACGGATATCtattatcagagaaacattgTACGGTAAAATGTATAGTTTTACCAATGAGCTTGAATATGCAGACACTGCTTATTCAAGTGTGGCACTCAGAGCACACACCGATACAACGTACTTCAGTGAACCAAGCGG GAATTGGACCAATATTACAACATCACCCATTGACAAGAGAATTAATCTGCATACG ATTCAATACTTATGA
- the LOC139118345 gene encoding trimethyllysine dioxygenase, mitochondrial-like isoform X2, whose amino-acid sequence MAPVPNVRCSEAEFRCMECFNHTTHQREVDIRSLNVDIVPKQVVLETTGNGKQLCIVWPDGHQSTYSFDWMVNNICTGTNLSDLSKMLRLWDAKRLEDSPPVTVSFGKYISGDEHLKMVLQNLAEYGFAIVTDTPATIEHTQKVAERISIIRETLYGKMYSFTNELEYADTAYSSVALRAHTDTTYFSEPSGLQVFHCISHDGDGGKTLLVDGFQAAQTLKHQHPEYYQILSQVNLSHRFIDNINNFCFEGIGPILQHHPLTRELICIRFNTYDRSTITHLESEDVYNFYQALSALAEQIASEKNEFWIKLWPGSVLIVDNWRVLHGRSSYTGNRKVCGCYLPRDDLISRYRTLLNISV is encoded by the exons atggccccagtgccgaacgttcgatgttcggaagctgaatttag GTGTATGGAATGCTTTAATCACACAACACATCAGAGAGAAGTTGATATTAGATCACTAAATGTTGATATTGTACCAAAGCAAGTGGTATTAGAGACAACTGGGAATGGTAAACAGTTATGTATTGTCT GGCCAGATGGACACCAATCAACTTACTCCTTTGATTGGATGGTAAATAATATATGCACTGGTACAAACCTGTCGGATTTGAGTAAGATGTTACGATTATGGGATGCAAAGAGATTGGAAGACAGTCCTCCTGTGACTGTCAGTTTTGGAAAATATATCAGCGGTGATgaacatttgaaaatggtttTACAGAATTTAGCAGAGTATGGATTTGCCATTGTGACAGATACACCAGCAACCATTGAACATACCCAA AAAGTGGCAGAACGGATATCtattatcagagaaacattgTACGGTAAAATGTATAGTTTTACCAATGAGCTTGAATATGCAGACACTGCTTATTCAAGTGTGGCACTCAGAGCACACACCGATACAACGTACTTCAGTGAACCAAGCGG GTTACAAGTATTTCATTGCATTTCTCATGATGGAGATGGAGGAAAGACACTACTTGTGGATGGATTTCAGGCTGCCCAGACTCTGAAACATCAACATCCCGAATACTATCAAATATTAAGTCAAGTAAATTTAAGTCACCGTTTCATTGACAACATAAACAACTTTTGCTTCGAAGGAATTGGACCAATATTACAACATCACCCATTGACAAGAGAATTAATCTGCATACG ATTCAATACTTATGATCGTAGCACCATTACCCATCTTGAAAGTGAAGATGTTTACAACTTCTACCAAGCTCTGTCTGCATTAGCTGAACAGATTGCATCAGAGAAAAATGAGTTCTGGATCAAACTATGGCCTGGAAGTGTGTTGATAGTTGATAACTGGAGAGTGTTGCATGGAAGGTCTTCCTACACTGGTAATCGAAAGGTGTGTGGTTGCTATCTACCACGGGATGACCTTATCAGCAGATATAGAACATTGCTCAACATCTCAGTTTAA
- the LOC139118345 gene encoding trimethyllysine dioxygenase, mitochondrial-like isoform X3, with protein MECFNHTTHQREVDIRSLNVDIVPKQVVLETTGNGKQLCIVWPDGHQSTYSFDWMVNNICTGTNLSDLSKMLRLWDAKRLEDSPPVTVSFGKYISGDEHLKMVLQNLAEYGFAIVTDTPATIEHTQKVAERISIIRETLYGKMYSFTNELEYADTAYSSVALRAHTDTTYFSEPSGLQVFHCISHDGDGGKTLLVDGFQAAQTLKHQHPEYYQILSQVNLSHRFIDNINNFCFEGIGPILQHHPLTRELICIRFNTYDRSTITHLESEDVYNFYQALSALAEQIASEKNEFWIKLWPGSVLIVDNWRVLHGRSSYTGNRKVCGCYLPRDDLISRYRTLLNISV; from the exons ATGGAATGCTTTAATCACACAACACATCAGAGAGAAGTTGATATTAGATCACTAAATGTTGATATTGTACCAAAGCAAGTGGTATTAGAGACAACTGGGAATGGTAAACAGTTATGTATTGTCT GGCCAGATGGACACCAATCAACTTACTCCTTTGATTGGATGGTAAATAATATATGCACTGGTACAAACCTGTCGGATTTGAGTAAGATGTTACGATTATGGGATGCAAAGAGATTGGAAGACAGTCCTCCTGTGACTGTCAGTTTTGGAAAATATATCAGCGGTGATgaacatttgaaaatggtttTACAGAATTTAGCAGAGTATGGATTTGCCATTGTGACAGATACACCAGCAACCATTGAACATACCCAA AAAGTGGCAGAACGGATATCtattatcagagaaacattgTACGGTAAAATGTATAGTTTTACCAATGAGCTTGAATATGCAGACACTGCTTATTCAAGTGTGGCACTCAGAGCACACACCGATACAACGTACTTCAGTGAACCAAGCGG GTTACAAGTATTTCATTGCATTTCTCATGATGGAGATGGAGGAAAGACACTACTTGTGGATGGATTTCAGGCTGCCCAGACTCTGAAACATCAACATCCCGAATACTATCAAATATTAAGTCAAGTAAATTTAAGTCACCGTTTCATTGACAACATAAACAACTTTTGCTTCGAAGGAATTGGACCAATATTACAACATCACCCATTGACAAGAGAATTAATCTGCATACG ATTCAATACTTATGATCGTAGCACCATTACCCATCTTGAAAGTGAAGATGTTTACAACTTCTACCAAGCTCTGTCTGCATTAGCTGAACAGATTGCATCAGAGAAAAATGAGTTCTGGATCAAACTATGGCCTGGAAGTGTGTTGATAGTTGATAACTGGAGAGTGTTGCATGGAAGGTCTTCCTACACTGGTAATCGAAAGGTGTGTGGTTGCTATCTACCACGGGATGACCTTATCAGCAGATATAGAACATTGCTCAACATCTCAGTTTAA